In Vicugna pacos chromosome 10, VicPac4, whole genome shotgun sequence, the following proteins share a genomic window:
- the TMEM86A gene encoding lysoplasmalogenase TMEM86A: MVSPVTVVKSEGPKLVPFFKATCVYFVLWLPSSSPSWVSALVKCLPIFCLWLFLLAHGLGFLLARPSATRIFVGLVFSAIGDAFLIWQDQGYFVHGLLMFAVTHMFYASAFGMRPLALRTGLVMALLSGLCYALLYPSLSGAFTYLVGIYMAIISFMGWRAMAGLQLVGATWRWTELAAGSGALLFIVSDLTIAIHKFCFPVPYSRALIMSTYYAAQMLIALSAVESREPVKDFRLSKAK; the protein is encoded by the exons atgGTGTCCCCGGTCACTGTG GTGAAGAGTGAGGGACCCAAGCTGGTGCCCTTCTTCAAGGCCACCTGCGTGTATTTTGTGCTCTGGCTGCCCTCGTCCAGCCCGTCGTGGGTCAGCGCCCTCGTCAAGTGCCTGCCCATCTTCTGCCTCTGGCTCTTCCTTCTGGCACATGGCCTCGGATTCCTGCTGGCCCGCCCCAGTGCCACCCGCATCTTTGTGGGGCTCGTCTTCTCTGCCATAGGTGATGCCTTCCTCATCTGGCAGGACCAGGGCTACTTTGTGCACG GTCTGCTGATGTTTGCTGTGACTCACATGTTCTACGCCTCGGCCTTTGGCATGCGGCCATTGGCTCTTCGGACAGGTCTGGTGATGGCACTACTGTCGGGCCTATGCTATGCCCTCCTCTACCCAAGCCTGTCAGGTGCCTTCACCTACCTGGTGGGGATCTATATGGCCATTATCAGCTTCATGGGCTGGCGGGCTATGGCAGGGCTACAGCTGGTTGGGGCAACCTGGCGCTGGACTGAGCTGGCAGCAGGCAGTGGTGCACTGCTCTTTATTGTCTCGGACCTGACCATCGCCATCCACAAGTTTTGCTTTCCCGTGCCCTATTCACGGGCACTCATCATGTCCACATACTATGCCGCCCAGATGCTCATCGCCCTGTCAGCTGTTGAGAGCCGGGAGCCAGTAAAAGACTTCAGACTGAGCAAGGCCAAATGA
- the PTPN5 gene encoding tyrosine-protein phosphatase non-receptor type 5 isoform X1, translating to MCCSERLPGLPQPVGMEALDQAEGPTASQREMPPPPLPSPPSEPAQKPPPRGTRSHSLSVRSSLCLLAASQFLLACGMLWLSGYGTIWSQNTTDLVSSGLTLLEQLRPSAWLGIRTWDIPSLLLVSLAVVLVTTLVWHLLRAPPEPPTTLPPEDRRQSVSRQPSFTYSEWMEEKVEDDFLDLDPVPETPVFDCVMDIKPEADPASLTVKSMGLQERRGSNVSLTLDMCTPGCNEEGFGYLMSPREESAREYLLSASRILQAEELHEKALDPFLLQAEFFEIPMNFVDPKEYDIPGLVRKNRYKTILPNPHSRVCLTSPDPEDPLSSYINANYIRGYGGEEKAYIATQGPIVSTVGDFWRMVWQEHTPIIVMITNIEEMNEKCTEYWPEERVVYDGVEITVRKVIHTEDYRLRLIALRSGTEERGLKHYWFTSWPDQKTPDRAPPLLHLVREVEAAQQEGPRCAPIVVHCSAGIGRTGCFIATSICCQQLRHEGVVDILKTTCQLRQDRGGMIQTCEQYQFVHHVMSLYEKQLSCQSPE from the exons GTCTCCCCCAGCCGGTAGGGATGGAGGCACTGGACCAGGCCGAGGGGCCCACGGCCTCGCAGAGAGAGATGCCACCGCCCCCACTTCCTTCACCGCCCTCAGAGCCAGCTCAGAAGCCGCCACCTCGAGGCACCAGGAGCCACTCCCTCAGTGTCAGGAGCAGCCTGTGCCTGTTGGCTGCCTCCCAGTTCTTG ctcGCCTGCGGGATGCTCTGGCTCAGCGGCTACGGCACCATCTGGTCACAGAACACCACGGACCTGGTTTCCTCTGGGCTCACCCTCCTGGAGCAGCTGCGACCCTCG GCCTGGCTGGGCATTAGGACTTGGGACATCCCCAGTCTGCTGCTGGTCTCTCTGGCTGTAGTCCTTGTCACCACCCTG GTGTGGCACCTCCTGAGGGCTCCCCCAGAGCCACCCACCACACTGCCCCCCGAGGACAGGCGCCAGTCGGTGAGCCGTcagccttccttcacctactcGGAGTGGATGGAGGAGAAGGTCGAGGATGACTTCCTGGACCTGGACCCCGTCCCTGAGACGCCTGTGTTTGACTGCGTGATGGACATCAAGCCTGAGGCTGACCCCGCCTCACTGACCGTCAAGTCCATGGGTCTgcaggagag GAGGGGCTCCAACGTCTCCCTGACCCTGGACATGTGCACGCCAGGCTGCAATGAAGAGGGCTTCGGCTATCTCATGTCCCCACGCGAGGAGTCGGCCCGTGAGTACCTGCTCAGCGCCTCCCGCATCCTCCAGGCCGAGGAGCTTCATGAGAAGGCCCTGGACCCCTTCCTGCTGCAGGCAGAATTCTTT GAAATCCCCATGAACTTTGTGGATCCGAAGGAGTATGACATCCCTGGGCTGGTGCGGAAGAACCGCTACAAAACCATTCTTCCCA accctcacAGCAGAGTGTGTCTGACCTCACCAGACCCCGAAGACCCTCTGAGTTCCTACATCAACGCTAACTACATCCGG GGCTATGGTGGGGAAGAGAAGGCGTACATCGCCACTCAGGGACCCATTGTCAGCACGGTCGGCGACTTCTGGCGCATGGTGTGGCAGGAACACACGCCCATCATTGTCATGATCACCAACATCGAAGAGATGAACGAG AAGTGCACCGAGTATTGGCCAGAGGAACGGGTGGTGTATGATGGCGTCGAGATCACTGTGCGGAAAGTTATCCACACTGAGGATTACCGGCTCCGACTCATCGCCCTCAGG AGTGGGACGGAAGAGCGAGGCCTGAAGCATTACTGGTTCACATCCTGGCCTGACCAGAAGACCCCAGATAGGGCCCCCCCACTCCTGCACCTGGTGCGGGAGGTGGAGGCAGCCCAGCAGGAGGGGCCCCGCTGCGCCCCCATCGTTGTGCACTGCAG TGCAGGGATTGGGAGGACTGGCTGCTTCATTGCCACCAGCATCTGCTGCCAGCAGCTGCGGCACGAGGGCGTGGTGGACATCCTGAAGACCACGTGCCAGCTCCGTCAGGACAG GGGCGGCATGATCCAGACGTGTGAGCAGTACCAGTTTGTGCACCACGTCATGAGCCTCTACGAGAAGCAGCTGTCCTGCCAGTCCCCAGAGTGA
- the PTPN5 gene encoding tyrosine-protein phosphatase non-receptor type 5 isoform X2, producing MEALDQAEGPTASQREMPPPPLPSPPSEPAQKPPPRGTRSHSLSVRSSLCLLAASQFLLACGMLWLSGYGTIWSQNTTDLVSSGLTLLEQLRPSAWLGIRTWDIPSLLLVSLAVVLVTTLVWHLLRAPPEPPTTLPPEDRRQSVSRQPSFTYSEWMEEKVEDDFLDLDPVPETPVFDCVMDIKPEADPASLTVKSMGLQERRGSNVSLTLDMCTPGCNEEGFGYLMSPREESAREYLLSASRILQAEELHEKALDPFLLQAEFFEIPMNFVDPKEYDIPGLVRKNRYKTILPNPHSRVCLTSPDPEDPLSSYINANYIRGYGGEEKAYIATQGPIVSTVGDFWRMVWQEHTPIIVMITNIEEMNEKCTEYWPEERVVYDGVEITVRKVIHTEDYRLRLIALRSGTEERGLKHYWFTSWPDQKTPDRAPPLLHLVREVEAAQQEGPRCAPIVVHCSAGIGRTGCFIATSICCQQLRHEGVVDILKTTCQLRQDRGGMIQTCEQYQFVHHVMSLYEKQLSCQSPE from the exons ATGGAGGCACTGGACCAGGCCGAGGGGCCCACGGCCTCGCAGAGAGAGATGCCACCGCCCCCACTTCCTTCACCGCCCTCAGAGCCAGCTCAGAAGCCGCCACCTCGAGGCACCAGGAGCCACTCCCTCAGTGTCAGGAGCAGCCTGTGCCTGTTGGCTGCCTCCCAGTTCTTG ctcGCCTGCGGGATGCTCTGGCTCAGCGGCTACGGCACCATCTGGTCACAGAACACCACGGACCTGGTTTCCTCTGGGCTCACCCTCCTGGAGCAGCTGCGACCCTCG GCCTGGCTGGGCATTAGGACTTGGGACATCCCCAGTCTGCTGCTGGTCTCTCTGGCTGTAGTCCTTGTCACCACCCTG GTGTGGCACCTCCTGAGGGCTCCCCCAGAGCCACCCACCACACTGCCCCCCGAGGACAGGCGCCAGTCGGTGAGCCGTcagccttccttcacctactcGGAGTGGATGGAGGAGAAGGTCGAGGATGACTTCCTGGACCTGGACCCCGTCCCTGAGACGCCTGTGTTTGACTGCGTGATGGACATCAAGCCTGAGGCTGACCCCGCCTCACTGACCGTCAAGTCCATGGGTCTgcaggagag GAGGGGCTCCAACGTCTCCCTGACCCTGGACATGTGCACGCCAGGCTGCAATGAAGAGGGCTTCGGCTATCTCATGTCCCCACGCGAGGAGTCGGCCCGTGAGTACCTGCTCAGCGCCTCCCGCATCCTCCAGGCCGAGGAGCTTCATGAGAAGGCCCTGGACCCCTTCCTGCTGCAGGCAGAATTCTTT GAAATCCCCATGAACTTTGTGGATCCGAAGGAGTATGACATCCCTGGGCTGGTGCGGAAGAACCGCTACAAAACCATTCTTCCCA accctcacAGCAGAGTGTGTCTGACCTCACCAGACCCCGAAGACCCTCTGAGTTCCTACATCAACGCTAACTACATCCGG GGCTATGGTGGGGAAGAGAAGGCGTACATCGCCACTCAGGGACCCATTGTCAGCACGGTCGGCGACTTCTGGCGCATGGTGTGGCAGGAACACACGCCCATCATTGTCATGATCACCAACATCGAAGAGATGAACGAG AAGTGCACCGAGTATTGGCCAGAGGAACGGGTGGTGTATGATGGCGTCGAGATCACTGTGCGGAAAGTTATCCACACTGAGGATTACCGGCTCCGACTCATCGCCCTCAGG AGTGGGACGGAAGAGCGAGGCCTGAAGCATTACTGGTTCACATCCTGGCCTGACCAGAAGACCCCAGATAGGGCCCCCCCACTCCTGCACCTGGTGCGGGAGGTGGAGGCAGCCCAGCAGGAGGGGCCCCGCTGCGCCCCCATCGTTGTGCACTGCAG TGCAGGGATTGGGAGGACTGGCTGCTTCATTGCCACCAGCATCTGCTGCCAGCAGCTGCGGCACGAGGGCGTGGTGGACATCCTGAAGACCACGTGCCAGCTCCGTCAGGACAG GGGCGGCATGATCCAGACGTGTGAGCAGTACCAGTTTGTGCACCACGTCATGAGCCTCTACGAGAAGCAGCTGTCCTGCCAGTCCCCAGAGTGA